Below is a genomic region from Rhodospirillum centenum SW.
CAGCGCGAGGTCATGCGCCCGCTCGATGCCGCTCTTGCCGGTGCGGAAGCCGGGCAGGGTCAGCAGCGGGTCCTCCGACCCTTGAAGCTCCTTCTCCGTCACGGCACCGACATAGCCCAGCACATGGGCCGTCGCCTCGCCGAAGGGGTAGCTGCGCACCTGCCCCACGTCGATGGAGATGCCGGGCAGGTCCGGCAGGTTGACCTCCACCGCGGAGACCTGGTCCCAGGTCAGGTTCTCCCGCACCGTGACCGGGACGAAGGAACGGGAGCGCTGGATGTCGCGCCGGATACGGCGGTAGTCCGTATCCCCCAGCGGCACGAGTCCGGCGACCTGTTCCAGGATCAGATCCACGTCGCCCGCCCGCTCGCTGGTCAGCAGCAGACGGAAGTTCTGCTCATTGACCGCCAGCGGCACACCGTAACGGTCCACGATCAGGCCGCGCGGCGGCGCCACCAGCCGCAGGCTGATGCGGTTCTCCTCCGCCAGCATGGAGTATTTGTCGCTCTCCACGATCTGGAGATAGTAGAGCCGGCCCACGAGCGCCGAGACGGCCGCGGCCTGCAGACCGCCCAGCACCAGGGTCCGGCGGGTCAGGACGCGCTGGCGTTCGGCATCACGGTCGAAAGCGGACAGCACGGCCTCAGCCCTCCTCGTCCATCAGGAAGGCGCGATGCAGACGCATCAGCACCCAGGCCGCCAGCGGAAACACGGCGGTCGCCAGCATCACCTGGAAGCCCGCCGCCCGGAACGTGAGCAGCTCCGCCGCCATCAGGGAATAGACCGCCCACTGCACCGCCGCAGCCCCCAGCGCCACCATGGTGAAGCCGATCCAGAGCAGCAGGAACGAGTTGCCCAGGAAGAAGCGGCGCTGCGTCAGCAGCAGCCAGTAGGCCAGCACGAAGACCAGCGCCGTCATGCCCAGGGGCGCGCCCCCCAGCAGGTCGTTCAGCACGCCCAGCAGGAACACCAGCGTCGGCCGCAACAGGTCGGGGCGATGGATCGCCCAGTAGACGACGGCCATCAGCATCAGCGGCGGCGCCACCTGCACCAGCCCCGGTATCTGTGTCGGGGTCATGCCGACCAGCATGAAGATCACCGTCGTGCCCAAGGGCAGCAGATGGCGCCCCGTCTGGTCGAGCCTTTGCCAGATCCCCACGGCCATGGCCGCGGCCCTCACTGCATGGCGCCAGGCTGCACCGCTTCGGCCGCCAGCCCGCCGGGAATGCCGAAATCGACGAGCTGGACATGCTCGATCCGCGTCAGGTCCACCATCGGCACGACCCGCGGCTCACCGCCCCCGGTCGTCACCATGCCCATGGGCAGGCCCGGCGGGAACAGGCCGCCATGGCCGGAGGTGAAGACCCGTTCCCCCTCGATCACCTCCGCCCCCCGCTGCATGTACATCAGACGCGGCCGCTCCGTGTTGTCGCCGGCCAGCATGGCGCGGCGACGGCTGGTTTCCAGCACCACCGGAATGCGGGCGTTGATGTCGGTCATCAGCAGGATGCGCGACGACCATTCGCCCACCTGGACCACCCGGCCGACCAGCCCCTGCCCCGCCATGGCAGCCTGTCCCCGCTTCACCCCGTCGCGCCGGCCGGCCGTGACGACCAGGGTGTGAAGGAAGGCGCTGCCGGGATCGGCGATGACGCGGGCGGTGATGAAGGAGACGGCAGGATCCGGCCTGTAGGCCAGCAGCGAACGCAGCGAGCGGTTTTCCGCATCCAGACGCAGCGCCGCCTGCTGCCATTGCAGCAGGCGCGCATTCTCTTCCCGCAGGCGCTGGTTCTCACCGTGGATGCGGGCAAGCTGGCGGATGGATTCGATCACGTCCGCCGCGGCGGCGGCCGGCCGGGAGAGCACGTCGAGGACGGGAGCGAAAGCATCCGTGACACGGGCACGGGCATGATCGACGACAACCGCATCGACCCGTCCGAAGACCATCAGCGCCACCGCGGCCACGATGAGCAGCAGGAAGTAGAACCGGTTGAGCAGAGCCCAGAGTGGGGCCGCGATCCGAACCACTGTTCCGCCGTTGCGCGTCTTCACTGGCCGCTTCCGCAGGGTCCGAAAACTTGGTCTCCCCCGGCGGCACCGGGGGAGCGATCAAGGGAATATTATAACATCCGGCCGCGTCAGTACATGGTGATGAGGACGTTCTTGAGCGTCTTCATCTCCTCCAGCGCCCGGCCGGTGCCCAGCGCCACACAGGACAGCGGGTCGTCAGCGATGGAAACGGGCAGGCCCGTCGCATGGCGCAGCACGAAATCCAGGTTGCTCAGCAGGGCGCCGCCGCCGGTCAGCACGATGCCCTTGTCCACGATGTCGGCGGCCAGCTCGGGCGCCGTATGCTCCAGCGCGACCTTCACCGCCTCGATGATCTGGCTGACGGGCTCCGCGAGGCTCTCGGCGATCTGCCGTTCGCTGATGATCAGCTCCTTCGGCACGCCGTTCATCAGGTCCCGGCCCTTTATCTCCATGACCCGGCCCTCGCCGTCCTCCGGCGGACAGGCAGAGCCGATCTCCTTCTTGATGCGCTCGGCCGAGCCCTCGCCCACCAGCAGGTTATGGTGGCGACGGATGTAGGCGATGATCGCCTCGTCCATCTTGTCGCCGCCGACACGGACGGAGCGGGAATAGACGATGCCGCCCAGCGACAGGACGGCCACCTCGGTCGTGCCGCCGCCGATGTCCACGACCATGCTGCCGGTCGGTTCCGTCACCGGAAGCCCGGCGCCGATCGCGGCGGCCATCGGCTCCTCGATCAGGAACACCCGGCGCGAGCCGGCATGCTCGGCGGATTCCTGGATGGCGCGGCGTTCCACGGCGGTGGAACCCGACGGCACGCAGATGATCACCTGCGGGCTGGCGAAGCCGCGCCGGTTGTGCACCTTCCGGATGAAGTGCTTGATCATCTCCTCCGCCACCTCGAAATCGGCGATGACGCCGTCGCGCAGGGGGCGGATGGCCTGGATGTTGCCCGGCGTGCGGCCGAGCATGAGCTTCGCCTCGTCACCGACGGCGAGCACCTGCTTCTTGCCGCGCACGTTGGCGATGGCAACCACCGAGGGCTCGTTCAGCACGATGCCGCGGCCCTTCACGTAGACCAGGGTGTTGGCCGTCCCCAGGTCGATCGCCATGTCGGCCGAGAACATCCCAAGCAGGTTAGGAAACATGGACGGAAATTTTCTCTGAGTCCGGTGTCAGCGGGCCGCTCCGCGGACGACCCCGGAACTGGCCGTGCCGCCCGGTTTGCATAGACCATCCAGGCGCCCTTCCTCAAGGGGTGAAAGCCCGGCGGCTGGAATTTGTCGTTGCGGTGTTAAGGAATTGCAGCAGATGAGACCGCCCCCGCGAGGGTCGGAGGGCAGTCGGGAGGCCGTCGGGAGGCGGTCAGGAGCCGACCGGGGGCCGCCCGCGACCGTTGCAGCAGACAGCCGCGGGGAGCGGCAGAGCCGCCGGGCCGGGACAGCCCCGACTCGCCCGGCAGGGCGCCGGGCGGACGGGACACCGGTGGGATGATGCCGTCAGGCCGGTCAGGCGCTGAGCGCCGCGGGTGCGGTCTTCTCCCGCTTCACCAGCAGCTTGTTCAGGGCGTGGATGTAGGCACGGGCGCTGGCGACCAGGGTGTCGGCGTCCGCCCCCTGCCCGTTCACGGTCTTGCCGTTCTCCTCCAGCCGCACCGTCACCTCCGCCTGGGCGTCGGTGCCGGCGGTCACGGCCTGCACCTGATAGAGCTGCAGCCGCGCCTCGTGCGGGAAGGCCTGCTTGATGGCGTTGAAGACCGCATCCACGGGGCCGTTGCCGAAGCTGACCACCGGCGCGCACGCCTTGCCGTCCACCTCCACCTCCAGCACGGCATGCTGCGGCCCCTTGGAGCCGGCGACGACCTGGAGGGAGACGAACTGGATACGGTCGTTCTGGCGGCCGACCTCGTCGTCCACCAGGGCCACGATGTCCTCGTCGAACACGTCCTTCTTGCGGTCGGCCAGATCCTTGAAGCGCCTGAAGGCGTCGTTGACGGCGTTGTCGCCCATCTCCTCGTAGCCCAGCTCCTTGAGCTTGGCGCGGAAGGCGGCGCGGCCGGAATGCTTGCCCATGACCAGGGTGGAGCGGTTCAGGCCGACGCTCTCGGGCGTCATGATCTCGTAGGTGCCGGCATGCTTGAGCATGCCGTCCTGGTGGATGCCGGATTCATGGGCGAAGGCGTTGGTGCCGACGATCGCCTTGTTGGGCTGCACCGTGAAGCCGGTGATGGTGGAGACCAGCCGCGAGGCGCGGGTGATGTGCTCGGTCCGGACGCCGGTCGTATAGGGCATGGCGTCATGGCGCGTGCGCAGCGCCATGACGATCTCCTCCAGGGCCGCGTTGCCGGCGCGTTCGCCCAGGCCGTTGATCGTGCATTCGACCTGCCGCGCACCGTTGGCGACGCCGGCCAGCGAGTTGGCGACGGCGAGGCCCAGATCGTTGTGGCAGTGGACGGAGAAGACCGCCTTGTCGCTGTTCGGCACCCGCTCGATCACCATGCGGATCAGCGCGCCGTACTCCTCCGGCACGGCATAGCCCACCGTGTCGGGGATGTTGATGGTGGTGGCGCCGGCCTTGATCG
It encodes:
- the mreD gene encoding rod shape-determining protein MreD — protein: MAVGIWQRLDQTGRHLLPLGTTVIFMLVGMTPTQIPGLVQVAPPLMLMAVVYWAIHRPDLLRPTLVFLLGVLNDLLGGAPLGMTALVFVLAYWLLLTQRRFFLGNSFLLLWIGFTMVALGAAAVQWAVYSLMAAELLTFRAAGFQVMLATAVFPLAAWVLMRLHRAFLMDEEG
- the mreC gene encoding rod shape-determining protein MreC translates to MKTRNGGTVVRIAAPLWALLNRFYFLLLIVAAVALMVFGRVDAVVVDHARARVTDAFAPVLDVLSRPAAAAADVIESIRQLARIHGENQRLREENARLLQWQQAALRLDAENRSLRSLLAYRPDPAVSFITARVIADPGSAFLHTLVVTAGRRDGVKRGQAAMAGQGLVGRVVQVGEWSSRILLMTDINARIPVVLETSRRRAMLAGDNTERPRLMYMQRGAEVIEGERVFTSGHGGLFPPGLPMGMVTTGGGEPRVVPMVDLTRIEHVQLVDFGIPGGLAAEAVQPGAMQ
- a CDS encoding rod shape-determining protein; protein product: MFPNLLGMFSADMAIDLGTANTLVYVKGRGIVLNEPSVVAIANVRGKKQVLAVGDEAKLMLGRTPGNIQAIRPLRDGVIADFEVAEEMIKHFIRKVHNRRGFASPQVIICVPSGSTAVERRAIQESAEHAGSRRVFLIEEPMAAAIGAGLPVTEPTGSMVVDIGGGTTEVAVLSLGGIVYSRSVRVGGDKMDEAIIAYIRRHHNLLVGEGSAERIKKEIGSACPPEDGEGRVMEIKGRDLMNGVPKELIISERQIAESLAEPVSQIIEAVKVALEHTAPELAADIVDKGIVLTGGGALLSNLDFVLRHATGLPVSIADDPLSCVALGTGRALEEMKTLKNVLITMY
- a CDS encoding 2-isopropylmalate synthase, translated to MTVTTPVSQRPADRVVIFDTTLRDGEQSPGASMNLEEKLRIALTLEEMGVDVIEAGFPIASNGDFECVREIGRVVKTSVVAGLSRAARMDIDRAAEALQYAERRRIHTFISTSPLHMKYKLQMQPDAVVQAIADSVGHARTLVDDVEWSAEDGSRTEPDFLCRCVETAIKAGATTINIPDTVGYAVPEEYGALIRMVIERVPNSDKAVFSVHCHNDLGLAVANSLAGVANGARQVECTINGLGERAGNAALEEIVMALRTRHDAMPYTTGVRTEHITRASRLVSTITGFTVQPNKAIVGTNAFAHESGIHQDGMLKHAGTYEIMTPESVGLNRSTLVMGKHSGRAAFRAKLKELGYEEMGDNAVNDAFRRFKDLADRKKDVFDEDIVALVDDEVGRQNDRIQFVSLQVVAGSKGPQHAVLEVEVDGKACAPVVSFGNGPVDAVFNAIKQAFPHEARLQLYQVQAVTAGTDAQAEVTVRLEENGKTVNGQGADADTLVASARAYIHALNKLLVKREKTAPAALSA